One region of Lytechinus pictus isolate F3 Inbred chromosome 8, Lp3.0, whole genome shotgun sequence genomic DNA includes:
- the LOC129266347 gene encoding zinc finger protein 892-like — MEESTEDPGNTQSLITLTSHPLSLNNHGIPSSWDDHGHDQTRPNSHHRKRLGKMGILDQIVLRKLNQKHDGGPCGARAENLQEEHEGNDKVKDCHEYLVIKAQSGDTKYEGDNVRKKMNKRKRGRNSQISLWKGSLLEEEEAQRMTEDKQGERRPVLGTVAETSFNGSVGEEFVTQDEETMDAEVDKDISVDCSETSPGVPSVGGRFQALNAKSNVFKTKGKLFGMMSKMGDRKKHTCGECGRSFNQRRVLTIHQQMHMVQRMPELVRDGQGPREKACNVLQHRRASLPMETHRESNEVHVPEEEKVVTPSRILMQDDKAGSSHVEKLGIEKGEEVIQSRNYLQEVSEQHVKGANHVQTSTTKKRRKVNPETRKVDLETSCLDKKGYACDICKKIFSLPSFLLRHQIVHTGEKAFSCQHCGKRFGQKASLQRHEQTHGRNQPYMCNECGDGFSSSKRLERHAKEKHRASSEKSDLSLIDIPAESPKAQNTTSQDMKIPLDSSPAENTTSQDIIIALNSPITQNTTSEDKLQESATTNGASQKETLGNKNEGLETSTAPCIDPPALLRSRDPKVFTCLVCEKTFLQRSHLLRHSLCHTGEKPFKCKECGKGFTQKSTCLRHERTHSGELPFICTECGNGFAQKSGLQKHRLIHTGEKPYGCSFCECRFTQKTTCQRHERIHTGEKPYVCQECGKAFGQSTSLERHVKTHSKVKKPERSSDPS, encoded by the coding sequence ATGGAGGAGTCTACAGAAGACCCAGGAAACactcaatctttaattactttaACCAGTCACCCACTATCTCTCAATAACCATGGGATTCCTTCATCATGGGATGACCATGGTCATGACCAAACCAGACCGAACTCGCACCATCGTAAACGGCTCGGGAAAATGGGTATTCTTGATCAGATTGTCCTGAGGAAGTTGAACCAGAAACATGATGGTGGACCTTGTGGAGCAAGAGCAGAAAATCTACAGGAGGAACATGAAGGGAATGACAAGGTGAAGGATTGTCATGAATACCTCGTCATAAAAGCTCAGTCTGGAGACACAAAATATGAAGGTGATAAtgtgagaaagaaaatgaataagagGAAAAGAGGTAGGAATAGTCAGATTTCACTTTGGAAAGGTAGCCTTCTAGAGGAAGAAGAGGCTCAAAGAATGACTGAAGATAAACAAGGAGAGAGGAGGCCTGTTTTAGGTACAGTGGCAGAGACTAGTTTTAATGGTAGTGTTGGTGAGGAATTTGTGACCCAAGATGAAGAGACAATGGATGCGGAGGTTGATAAAGATATCAGCGTTGATTGTTCAGAGACATCTCCTGGGGTACCTTCAGTTGGTGGAAGGTTCCAAGCTCTCAATGCCAAATCGAACGTTTTTAAGACAAAAGGCAAACTTTTTGGGATGATGAGTAAGATGGGAGACCGCAAGAAGCACACCTGTGGAGAATGTGGGCGTAGCTTCAACCAGCGAAGAGTGCTAACTATCCATCAACAGATGCACATGGTCCAGAGGATGCCAGAACTCGTGCGTGATGGGCAGGGGCCCAGGGAAAAGGCTTGCAATGTTCTTCAACACAGAAGAGCTAGTTTGCCTATGGAAACTCACCGTGAGAGCAATGAGGTACATGTTCCTGAAGAAGAAAAGGTAGTGACTCCATCAAGGATCTTAATGCAGGATGATAAAGCGGGAAGTTCTCATGTGGAAAAGTTGGGCATAGAAAAAGGGGAAGAAGTGATCCAGTCTAGGAATTACTTACAGGAAGTTTCTGAACAGCATGTTAAAGGTGCGAACCATGTCCAAACAAGTACCACCAAGAAACGGAGAAAAGTCAATCCTGAAACGAGAAAAGTTGATCTGGAAACATCTTGTTTAGATAAAAAGGGTTATGCATGTGATATCTGTAAGAAGATCTTTAGCTTGCCATCTTTCCTGCTTAGACATCAAATAGTTCATACGGGTGAGAAGGCCTTTTCTTGCCAGCATTGCGGGAAGCGATTTGGACAGAAAGCCTCTCTGCAACGACATGAACAGACGCATGGCAGAAATCAGCCGTACATgtgcaatgagtgtggtgatgGCTTCTCTTCTTCTAAGAGGCTCGAAAGGCACGCCAAAGAAAAACATAGGGCATCGAGCGAGAAGTCGGATCTGTCCCTTATCGACATCCCTGCAGAATCACCAAAAGCTCAGAATACAACTTCACAAGATATGAAAATTCCCTTAGATTCATCACCAGCTGAAAATACAACTTCACAAGATATCATAATCGCATTAAATTCACCAATAACGCAGAATACCACCTCAGAAGATAAATTACAGGAATCTGCTACGACCAATGGTGCTAGTCAGAAGGAAACGCTAGGAAACAAGAATGAAGGTTTAGAAACCAGTACAGCACCATGCATTGATCCTCCGGCCTTGCTGCGGTCAAGAGATCCAAAGGTGTTCACATGCCTCGTCTGCGAGAAGACGTTTCTCCAACGTAGCCACCTCCTGCGGCACAGCCTTTGCCACACTGGCGAAAAACCATTCAAATGTAAGGAATGCGGCAAAGGTTTCACGCAAAAATCCACATGCCTGCGCCACGAGAGGACCCATTCCGGCGAGCTTCCGTTCATATGTACGGAATGCGGGAATGGGTTCGCCCAGAAGAGTGGCCTTCAAAAGCATCGGCTTATTCACACCGGTGAGAAGCCGTACGGATGCAGCTTCTGTGAATGCCGGTTCACCCAAAAGACTACCTGTCAACGCCATGAGCGCATTCACACTGGGGAAAAACCTTACGTTTGCCAGGAGTGTGGGAAAGCTTTTGGACAGAGCACATCCCTAGAGAGGCACGTCAAGACACATTCTAAGGtgaaaaaacctgaaagaagcAGCGATCCAAGCTGA